The following coding sequences are from one Salvia hispanica cultivar TCC Black 2014 chromosome 3, UniMelb_Shisp_WGS_1.0, whole genome shotgun sequence window:
- the LOC125216965 gene encoding uncharacterized protein LOC125216965 isoform X5 → MIFPRGCLGCCTKPPLVISVDEPSKGLKIQGQRVKKHSLTEDFWSPSSGDMDNSAFPSYRSVSSISTSNQTLDTNSSTGGTSSSSEFVNHGLLLWNQTRQQWVGNKGPQEPGQAQEPKLSFNATYESLLGTNKPFPQPIPLPEMVDFLVDVWEQEGLYD, encoded by the exons ATGATTTTTCCAAG AGGTTGTCTTGGATGTTGTACCAAGCCACCACTTGTAATTTCTGTGGATGAGCCATCTAAGGGGCTCAAGATTCAAGGCCAGCGCGTGAAGAAACATAGTTTAACAGAGGACTTTTGGAGCCCCAGTTCGGGTGATATGGATAATAGTGCCTTTCCATCTTATAGAAGTGTCTCGTCAATCAGCACTTCAAACCAAACACTAGATACTAACAGTAGCACTGGTGGCACAAGCAGCTCCTCCGAATTCGTAAATCATG GACTTCTTCTGTGGAATCAAACGAGGCAGCAGTGGGTAGGAAACAAAGGACCCCAGGAACCAGGACAAGCGCAAGAGCCTAAATTGAG TTTCAACGCTACGTATGAGAGTTTGCTGGGGACCAACAAGCCATTCCCCCAACCCATCCCATTGCCG GAAATGGTTGATTTCCTAGTTGACGTTTGGGAGCAAGAAGGGCTTTATGATTGA
- the LOC125216965 gene encoding uncharacterized protein LOC125216965 isoform X1 — MYDGCLLVEIKTCAERPLLSLSWFYRKYFEAFFRLIMEKLKNKYREFFLSRGCLGCCTKPPLVISVDEPSKGLKIQGQRVKKHSLTEDFWSPSSGDMDNSAFPSYRSVSSISTSNQTLDTNSSTGGTSSSSEFVNHGLLLWNQTRQQWVGNKGPQEPGQAQEPKLSFNATYESLLGTNKPFPQPIPLPEMVDFLVDVWEQEGLYD, encoded by the exons ATGTATGATGGGTGCTTGCTTGTAGAGATAAAAACTTGTGCCGAAAGgcctcttctttctctctcgtGGTTTTATAGGAAGTACTTTGAAGCATTCTTCAGACTGATTAtggaaaaattgaagaataagtATAGAGAATTTTTCCTT AGCAGAGGTTGTCTTGGATGTTGTACCAAGCCACCACTTGTAATTTCTGTGGATGAGCCATCTAAGGGGCTCAAGATTCAAGGCCAGCGCGTGAAGAAACATAGTTTAACAGAGGACTTTTGGAGCCCCAGTTCGGGTGATATGGATAATAGTGCCTTTCCATCTTATAGAAGTGTCTCGTCAATCAGCACTTCAAACCAAACACTAGATACTAACAGTAGCACTGGTGGCACAAGCAGCTCCTCCGAATTCGTAAATCATG GACTTCTTCTGTGGAATCAAACGAGGCAGCAGTGGGTAGGAAACAAAGGACCCCAGGAACCAGGACAAGCGCAAGAGCCTAAATTGAG TTTCAACGCTACGTATGAGAGTTTGCTGGGGACCAACAAGCCATTCCCCCAACCCATCCCATTGCCG GAAATGGTTGATTTCCTAGTTGACGTTTGGGAGCAAGAAGGGCTTTATGATTGA
- the LOC125216965 gene encoding uncharacterized protein LOC125216965 isoform X2 has translation MKYWCRSISPWVSQLIACMGGCLGCCTKPPLVISVDEPSKGLKIQGQRVKKHSLTEDFWSPSSGDMDNSAFPSYRSVSSISTSNQTLDTNSSTGGTSSSSEFVNHGLLLWNQTRQQWVGNKGPQEPGQAQEPKLSFNATYESLLGTNKPFPQPIPLPEMVDFLVDVWEQEGLYD, from the exons ATGAAGTATTGGTGTAGATCAATTTCTCCTTGGGTTTCTCAGCTGATTGCATGCATGGG AGGTTGTCTTGGATGTTGTACCAAGCCACCACTTGTAATTTCTGTGGATGAGCCATCTAAGGGGCTCAAGATTCAAGGCCAGCGCGTGAAGAAACATAGTTTAACAGAGGACTTTTGGAGCCCCAGTTCGGGTGATATGGATAATAGTGCCTTTCCATCTTATAGAAGTGTCTCGTCAATCAGCACTTCAAACCAAACACTAGATACTAACAGTAGCACTGGTGGCACAAGCAGCTCCTCCGAATTCGTAAATCATG GACTTCTTCTGTGGAATCAAACGAGGCAGCAGTGGGTAGGAAACAAAGGACCCCAGGAACCAGGACAAGCGCAAGAGCCTAAATTGAG TTTCAACGCTACGTATGAGAGTTTGCTGGGGACCAACAAGCCATTCCCCCAACCCATCCCATTGCCG GAAATGGTTGATTTCCTAGTTGACGTTTGGGAGCAAGAAGGGCTTTATGATTGA
- the LOC125216965 gene encoding uncharacterized protein LOC125216965 isoform X4 has translation MHGSRGCLGCCTKPPLVISVDEPSKGLKIQGQRVKKHSLTEDFWSPSSGDMDNSAFPSYRSVSSISTSNQTLDTNSSTGGTSSSSEFVNHGLLLWNQTRQQWVGNKGPQEPGQAQEPKLSFNATYESLLGTNKPFPQPIPLPEMVDFLVDVWEQEGLYD, from the exons ATGCATGGG AGCAGAGGTTGTCTTGGATGTTGTACCAAGCCACCACTTGTAATTTCTGTGGATGAGCCATCTAAGGGGCTCAAGATTCAAGGCCAGCGCGTGAAGAAACATAGTTTAACAGAGGACTTTTGGAGCCCCAGTTCGGGTGATATGGATAATAGTGCCTTTCCATCTTATAGAAGTGTCTCGTCAATCAGCACTTCAAACCAAACACTAGATACTAACAGTAGCACTGGTGGCACAAGCAGCTCCTCCGAATTCGTAAATCATG GACTTCTTCTGTGGAATCAAACGAGGCAGCAGTGGGTAGGAAACAAAGGACCCCAGGAACCAGGACAAGCGCAAGAGCCTAAATTGAG TTTCAACGCTACGTATGAGAGTTTGCTGGGGACCAACAAGCCATTCCCCCAACCCATCCCATTGCCG GAAATGGTTGATTTCCTAGTTGACGTTTGGGAGCAAGAAGGGCTTTATGATTGA
- the LOC125216965 gene encoding uncharacterized protein LOC125216965 isoform X3: MFRSGLLERNDFSKSRGCLGCCTKPPLVISVDEPSKGLKIQGQRVKKHSLTEDFWSPSSGDMDNSAFPSYRSVSSISTSNQTLDTNSSTGGTSSSSEFVNHGLLLWNQTRQQWVGNKGPQEPGQAQEPKLSFNATYESLLGTNKPFPQPIPLPEMVDFLVDVWEQEGLYD, encoded by the exons ATGTTTAGATCTGGGCTTCTGGAAAGGAATGATTTTTCCAAG AGCAGAGGTTGTCTTGGATGTTGTACCAAGCCACCACTTGTAATTTCTGTGGATGAGCCATCTAAGGGGCTCAAGATTCAAGGCCAGCGCGTGAAGAAACATAGTTTAACAGAGGACTTTTGGAGCCCCAGTTCGGGTGATATGGATAATAGTGCCTTTCCATCTTATAGAAGTGTCTCGTCAATCAGCACTTCAAACCAAACACTAGATACTAACAGTAGCACTGGTGGCACAAGCAGCTCCTCCGAATTCGTAAATCATG GACTTCTTCTGTGGAATCAAACGAGGCAGCAGTGGGTAGGAAACAAAGGACCCCAGGAACCAGGACAAGCGCAAGAGCCTAAATTGAG TTTCAACGCTACGTATGAGAGTTTGCTGGGGACCAACAAGCCATTCCCCCAACCCATCCCATTGCCG GAAATGGTTGATTTCCTAGTTGACGTTTGGGAGCAAGAAGGGCTTTATGATTGA